A single genomic interval of Physeter macrocephalus isolate SW-GA chromosome 5, ASM283717v5, whole genome shotgun sequence harbors:
- the LLCFC1 gene encoding sperm-egg fusion protein LLCFC1, with product MTSLGSQLCRAAFLASILLLLWVKGVKPQKGSPGLDERSHKEKTPSTDQDQEQFEEYFVASSVGELWQAVDMTQQEDDQTSEAVASRGRLFDLAFCFNLASIVVFL from the exons ATGACTTCCCTGGGCTCCCAGCTCTGCAGGGCAGCTTTCCTGGCATCcatcctgctgctgctgtgggtCAAGGGGGTGAAGCCTCAGAAAGGGAGCCCAGGCCTGGACGAGAGgagtcacaaagagaaaacacCCTCTACAG ACCAAGATCAAGAGCAGTTTGAAGAGTACTTTGTGGCCTCCTCGGTGGGCGAGCTGTGGCAGGCAGTAGACATGACCCAGCAAGAGGACGACCAGACGTCAGAGGCGGTGGCAAGCCGTGGCCGCCTGTTTGACCTCGCCTTCTGCTTTAACCTGGCCAGCATCGTGGTTTTTCTATGA
- the KEL gene encoding kell blood group glycoprotein yields the protein MFYNVEPPDAMSWQPIGHVSSLFLLGGLSSGSKPCSMYISRQLLASSFPRDPQSTDGVLNARICSGASCVHGSVLCCAVQDGGDEWGRTMGSEPASGAGSRRRRERSPEEGLPTLQSRQWAMARRALVTVLLFSLILGGSLLLWGYVFQGCGPAHCETPVCRDLLSLYLASGNTSVAPCTDFFSFACGNTNRTTSSFQALAKENKRRLQRILEAPGSWRLDSGEEKAFQFYNSCMDTGAIEAAGAGPLRQVIEELGGWPVSGDWTPLDFNRTLSLLMSRYGHFPFFRAYLRPLPTPPHMPVIQIDQPEFDVPLKQKQEMNYAQILREYLTYLNRLGTLLGGDPNKVGEHASFSISINSQLYQFLRPPERQEAQGKLFQVVTIDQLQEMAPAIDWLSCLQATFAPMSLSPSHPVAVHDLEYLKNMSRLVEKQLSKHRDFLQSHMILGLVGTLSPALDSKFQEARRLLSRKLGELTGRPPTPAHPRWMTCVEKTEAFFKPTLAALFVREAFGPSTRSAAMELFTAIKDALIARFQMLPWMDEETRAKAQDKVTQLQVKMGAPEWALKPDPARQEYNDIQLGPSFLQSFLSCVRSRRARVIQSFLQPFPNHRWQVLPWGVNAYYSIPDHVVVFPAGLLQPPFFHPGYPRAVNFGAAGSIMAHELLHIFYQLLFPGGCPACDTHALQGALVCLERHYAAFPLPNGTFFNGSRTFLEDAADTGGLAIALQAYNKRLLWYRGETTLPNLNLSPWQLFFRSYAQVMCRDPSTQDPRDTHSPPTLRIHGPLSNSPAFARHFHCPHGTLMNPSSRCQLW from the exons TTCAGGACGGTGGAGACGAGTGGGGCAGAACCATGGGGTCTGAGCCAGCGAGTGGAGCGGGAAGTCGCAGGAGACGGGAG AGATCTCCAGAAGAGGGGCTGCCCACTTTACAGAGCAGACAGTGGGCGATGGCCAGGCGAGCGCTAGTGACAGTCCTGCTTTTCAGTCTAATCCTTGGTGGTTCTCTGCTGCTTTGGGGCTACGTTTTCCAGGGCTGTGGTCCTG CCCACTGTGAGACGCCTGTGTGTCGGGACCTCCTGAGCCTTTACCTGGCCTCTGGAAACACCAGTGTGGCCCCCTGCACTGATTTCTTTAGCTTTGCCTGTGGAAACACCAACAGGACCACTAGTTCTTTTCAGGCTCTTGCAAAGGAGAACAAGCGCCGACTTCAGAGAATACTGG AAGCCCCAGGTTCCTGGCGCCTGGACTCTGGGGAGGAGAAAGCCTTCCAATTCTACAACTCCTGCATGGACACAGGTGCCATTGAGGCCGCAGGGGCTGGTCCCCTCAGACAAGTTATTGAGGAG ctTGGAGGCTGGCCAGTCTCCGGTGATTGGACTCCCTTAGACTTTAACCGAACTCTGAGCCTTCTGATGAGTCGCTATGGTCACTTCCCATTCTTCAGAGCCTATTTGCGACCTCTTCCCACCCCTCCACACATGCCAGTCATCCAG ATAGACCAGCCAGAGTTTGACGTTCCCCTCAAGCAAAAGCAGGAAATGAACTATGCCCAG ATCCTGCGGGAATACCTGACTTACTTGAATCGCCTGGGAACCTTGCTGGGAGGAGACCCAAACAAGGTGGGAGAACACGCctccttttccatctccattAACTCACAGCTGTACCAGTTTCTGAGGCCCCCGGAGCGGCAGGAGGCACAGGGAAAGCTCTTCCAGGTGGTCACGATTGACCAACTGCAG GAAATGGCCCCTGCCATCGATTGGTTGTCCTGCTTGCAAGCGACATTCGCACCAATGTCCCTGAGCCCCTCTCATCCCGTCGCAGTCCATGACCTGGAGTATTTGAAAAACATGTCGCGACTGGTTGAAAAGCAGCTGTCGAAGCACAG GGACTTTCTGCAGAGCCACATGATCTTGGGTCTGGTGGGGACCCTTTCTCCAGCCCTGGACAGTAAATTCCAAGAGGCACGTAGATTGCTGAGCCGGAAACTGGGGGAGCTGACAGGACGACCACCCACg CCCGCCCACCCTCGCTGGATGACGTGCGTGGAGAAGACGGAAGCCTTCTTCAAGCCTACGCTGGCAGCCTTGTTTGTCCGTGAGGCCTTCGGCCCCAGCACCCGAAGTGCT GCCATGGAATTATTCACTGCAATCAAGGATGCCCTCATCGCTCGCTTCCAAATGCTTCCTTGGATGGATGAAGAGACCCGCGCAAAGGCCCAGGACAAG GTCACCCAGCTGCAGGTGAAGATGGGGGCCCCGGAATGGGCCTTGAAGCCAGACCCAGCCAGACAAGAATACAACGAT ATACAACTTGGACCCAGCTTCCTGCAGTCCTTCCTGAGCTGTGTCCGATCCCGCCGAGCTAGAGTCATCCAGAGTTTCCTGCAGCCTTTCCCCAACCACAG GTGGCAGGTGCTCCCCTGGGGCGTAAATGCTTACTATTCAATACCTGACCACGTGGTGGTCTTCCCAGCTGGACTCCTCCAGCCCCCGTTTTTCCACCCTGGCTACCCCAG AGCTGTGAACTTTGGCGCCGCCGGCAGCATTATGGCCCACGAGCTTTTGCACATCTTCTACCAGCTCT TGTTCCCTGGGGGCTGCCCAGCCTGTGACACCCATGCCCTACAGGGGGCGCTAGTGTGCCTGGAGCGCCACTATGCTGCCTTTCCATTACCCAACGGGACCTTCTTCAATGGCTCCCGCACATTCCTGGAGGATGCTGCAGACACGGGGGGACTGGCCATTGCGCTGCAG GCATACAACAAGAGGCTATTATGGTACCGTGGGGAGACCACCCTGCCCAACCTGaacctcagcccctggcaactctTCTTCCGAAGCTATGCCCAG GTGATGTGTAGGGACCCCAGCACCCAGGATCCTCGGGACACTCACAGCCCTCCTACCCTTCGAATCCACGGGCCCCTAAGCAACAGCCCAGCCTTCGCCAGACACTTCCACTGTCCCCATGGCACCCTCATGAACCCCTCCAGCCGCTGCCAGCTCTGGTAA